One segment of Strix aluco isolate bStrAlu1 chromosome 4, bStrAlu1.hap1, whole genome shotgun sequence DNA contains the following:
- the LOC141922118 gene encoding uncharacterized protein LOC141922118 isoform X1 encodes MVICYRLSSNHNSFWCPTWGMKFEIMAEQEDAVITTKAVTLCESSEIIKQRSKGHNSKGAEGGVVQSLRSEGRSAETAEELPGRAASPPASALTSCGEDAAPPRPQEDAAGQGLPGTSRLALTGVPSPDSSLAEYYRVYRLPEPPTDTPLHVCVHTSHVHGNEPWLSPDAGRHLGTQARKDTVPSVFMRAFLTPLTQRGSFALGSVFKGHLHAFTPMSDNFTHRGSYQETTKVVLELTSFFHIRF; translated from the exons ATGGTGATTTGCTAcaggctgagttcaaaccacaacagtttttggtgcccaacgtggggcatgaagtttgagataatggcagaacag gAAGACGCAGTGATAACTACAAAGGCTGTAACTTTGTGTGAATCCTCTGAAATAATCAAGCAGAGATCCAAAGGACACAACAGCaaaggagcagagggaggagTTGTTCAAAGCCTGAGGTCTGAAGGCAGGAGTGCCGAGACAGCAGAGGAGTTACCGGGGAGAGCTGCGTCACCCCCAGCATCTGCGCTAACTAGTTGTGGGGAGGATGCTGCACCGCCGCGCCCTCAGGAAGATGCTGCAGGTCAGGGACTGCCCGGCACATCAAGACTGGCTCTTACTGGAG ttccctcccctgattcctcactGGccgagtactacagggtgtacagacttcccgaaccgcctaccgatacgccccttcatgtctgtgttcatacatcgcatgttcatggaaatgaaccttggctttctccag ACGCAGGAAGGCACCTGGGCACCCAGGCCAGGAAGGACACTGTGCCATCGGTTTTCATGAGAGCCTTCTTGACCCCACTGACACAGAGGGGTTCCTTTGCCCTTGGTTCAGTTTTTAAAGGGCATCTTCACGCATTTACTCCAATGTCTGACAATTTCACACACCGCGGGTCCTACCAGGAGACAACCAAAGTTGTTTTAGAGTTAACTTCATTCTTCCAtataaggttttaa